In a genomic window of Phragmites australis chromosome 14, lpPhrAust1.1, whole genome shotgun sequence:
- the LOC133890860 gene encoding serine carboxypeptidase II-3-like: MGSCKATTRTVLLLLAALQCLALASGATAKARPRQGDYLNRLRGSPSARQSLQAESSLAAVPTTTGRAPQHAASSPKALTVVGSKESDRVDRLPGQPDGVDFAQYAGYVTVDAAAGRALFYYLAEAVGNGSASRPLLLWLNGGPGCSSLGYGAMEELGPFRVMSDGKTLYRNPYSWNHAANVLFLESPAGVGFSYSNTTADYNRSGDNKTAEDALAFLLSWMERFPEYKGRDFYIAGESYAGHYVPQLAHAILRHSAAAAAGKPPSPIKFKGIMIGNAVINDWTDDKGMYDYFWTHALISDETADGINRHCNFTAGAGDSNMRCDEATGEADESLSDIDIYNIYAPNCQSDGLVSPPITPSIENFDPCTDYYVEAYLNDPAVQKALHANVTRLDHSWSACSDVLGSWVDSATTVLPIIQELLKNNIRVWVYSGDTDGRVPVTSSRYSVNQLQLPVAAKWRPWFSSNQGTGEVGGYVVQYKGNLSLVTVRGAGHEVPSYQPQRALVLVQSFLAGKKLPDCKKCEQV, translated from the exons ATGGGGAGTTGCAAGGCCACCACGAGGACCGTGCTCCTGCTCCTGGCAGCATTGCAATGCCTCGCGCTGGCCTCTGGCGCCACGGCGAAGGCGCGGCCGCGGCAGGGCGACTACCTCAACCGCCTGCGCGGGTCGCCGTCCGCGCGCCAGTCGTTGCAGGCCGAGTCGTCGCTGGCCGCCGTGCCGACGACGACGGGCAGAGCGCCGCAGCACGCGGCGTCGTCGCCCAAGGCCCTGACGGTCGTGGGGAGCAAGGAGTCCGACCGCGTGGACCGGCTGCCGGGTCAGCCGGACGGCGTGGACTTCGCGCAGTACGCCGGGTACGTGACGGTGGACGCGGCTGCCGGGCGCGCGCTGTTCTACTACCTCGCCGAGGCCGTCGGCAACGGGTCGGCGTCCAGGCCCCTCCTCCTCTGGCTCAACGGAGGCCCCGGGTGCTCATCGCTGGGGTACGGCGCCATGGAGGAGCTGGGCCCGTTCCGCGTCATGAGCGACGGCAAGACGCTGTACCGCAACCCCTACTCGTGGAACCACGCGGCGAACGTCCTGTTCCTGGAGAGCCCCGCGGGCGTGGGGTTCTCGTACTCCAACACGACGGCGGACTACAACCGGAGCGGCGACAACAAGACGGCGGAGGACGCGCTGGCGTTCCTCCTCAGCTGGATGGAGCGGTTCCCCGAGTACAAGGGCCGCGACTTCTACATCGCCGGCGAGAGTTACGCCGGCCACTACGTGCCGCAGCTCGCCCACGCCATCCTCCGccactccgccgccgccgccgccggcaagcCCCCCTCCCCCATCAAGTTCAAAGGCATCATG ATCGGGAACGCAGTGATCAACGACTGGACGGACGACAAGGGCATGTACGACTACTTCTGGACGCACGCGCTCATCTCCGACGAGACGGCGGACGGCATCAACAGGCACTGCAACTTCACCGCCGGCGCTGGGGATTCAAACATGCGCTGCGACGAAGCGACGGGGGAGGCCGACGAGAGCCTCTCCGACATCGACATCTACAACATCTACGCGCCCAACTGCCAGTCCGACGGCCTTGTCTCGCCGCCGATCACCCCCTCG ATCGAGAACTTTGATCCGTGCACGGATTATTACGTGGAGGCCTACCTCAACGACCCGGCCGTGCAGAAGGCGCTCCACGCGAACGTCACCCGGCTCGACCACTCCTGGTCAGCCTGCAG TGATGTCCTGGGAAGCTGGGTCGACAGCGCCACAACTGTCTTGCCTATTATCCAGGAGCTCCTGAAGAACAACATCAGAGTCTGGGTGTACAG TGGAGACACTGATGGGAGAGTGCCTGTCACTTCCAGTAGATATTCTGTCAACCAGCTCCAGCTCCCAGTTGCTGCTAAATGGAGGCCATGGTTCAGCAGCAATCAG GGTACTGGAGAGGTGGGTGGATACGTTGTGCAATACAAGGGCAACCTCAGCCTCGTAACCGTGAGAGGAGCAGGCCATGAGGTCCCCAGCTACCAGCCACAGCGAGCGCTTGTGCTTGTTCAGAGTTTCCTCGCTGGCAAAAAGCTCCCTGATTGCAAAAAATGTGAACAGGTTTAG